The proteins below come from a single Arthrobacter crystallopoietes genomic window:
- a CDS encoding universal stress protein, whose translation MNHTDQNGRIVVPVDGSEHSIHGLKEARRYAELSAPGCTPSRPGYPLMLSAYPVMEWNPGQDAAEILDNALATAFGQDGPADIGKTVAQGQPAHALLEASRGAELLVVGCRGKGGFSGLLLGSVSSAVAAHAHCSVLVTHLDEHRHEENSG comes from the coding sequence ATGAACCACACGGACCAGAACGGCCGGATTGTGGTGCCCGTGGATGGATCCGAGCATTCCATCCACGGCTTAAAGGAAGCACGGCGCTACGCGGAGCTGTCGGCGCCCGGATGCACGCCGTCACGGCCTGGCTATCCGTTGATGCTCAGCGCCTATCCCGTGATGGAATGGAACCCCGGCCAGGACGCCGCCGAAATTCTCGACAATGCCCTGGCCACGGCGTTCGGGCAGGACGGCCCCGCCGACATCGGGAAAACCGTGGCCCAGGGCCAGCCAGCCCATGCCCTGCTGGAAGCCAGCCGCGGAGCCGAGCTGCTGGTAGTTGGCTGCCGCGGCAAAGGAGGGTTCTCCGGACTGCTCCTTGGCTCAGTCAGCTCCGCCGTCGCCGCACACGCACACTGTTCCGTCCTCGTCACGCACCTGGACGAGCATCGGCACGAGGAGAACAGCGGGTAA
- the ppsA gene encoding phosphoenolpyruvate synthase, with protein MEQYAAWFEETGLGDVPLVGGKNASLGEMVRNLAGEGIRVPEGFATTARAYRDYVEANAITDTIRDRIGSYRAGGMPLSEAGHAVRESFLAGEFPEEVAATIVRFYHSLCTRTAVRDLPVAVRSSATAEDLPDASFAGQQETFLNVAGDQALLDACRRCFASLFTDRAISYRAMKGFDDLDVALSIGVQRMVRSDLGASGVMFSLETETGFPDAVVISAAWGLGETVVQGSVNPDKYLVFKPLLQIPGCFPVIETTRGAKERKLIYGQGGTARTRLVDTTRRERRALVLNEGEILQLGRWAAAIEQHYGCPMDMEWAKDGHSSELFIVQARPETVQAGRSATRFTTQRLLRTGPVLATGAAIGDSIAIGPACVIRHVSDIDRFRDGSILVTEMTDPDWVPVMQRAAGIITEHGGTTSHAAIVSRELGVPAIVGTGNAMESITDGQMLTLSCAEGDEGHVYDGTLEYETEDIDLQALPPTGTSILVNVASPAAAFKWWRLPVSGVGLARMEFIINDLIRVHPMALVHPERVTDRKQAQQIRELTQGFRDPGEYFVRTLAAGLAKLSAPYYPHPVIVRLSDFKTNEYAHLIGGEAFEEPEENPMLGFRGASRYYSDRYREGFALECRALKRVREHIGFTNVIIMVPFCRTPVEADRVLEAMAGNGLVRGENGLQVYMMCEIPSNVVLAEEFAARFDGFSIGSNDLTQLVLGVDRDSALLASLFDERDAAVTRMISDVITKAHAGGIKIGICGQGPSNHPDFAAFLVGQGIDSLSLNPDTVLKTIPVIAAAEQRKGTS; from the coding sequence TCGGCAGCTACCGGGCCGGCGGGATGCCGCTGAGTGAGGCCGGACATGCAGTCCGGGAATCGTTTCTGGCCGGAGAATTCCCCGAAGAAGTGGCCGCAACCATTGTCCGGTTCTACCATTCTCTCTGCACCCGGACGGCAGTACGGGACCTTCCGGTTGCCGTGCGCAGCAGCGCGACGGCGGAGGACCTTCCGGATGCAAGTTTCGCCGGCCAGCAGGAAACCTTTCTCAACGTTGCCGGCGACCAGGCATTGCTGGACGCCTGCCGGCGCTGCTTCGCGTCGCTGTTCACGGACAGGGCCATCAGTTACCGTGCCATGAAGGGATTCGATGACCTCGACGTTGCGCTGTCCATCGGTGTGCAGCGGATGGTCAGGTCAGACCTCGGAGCCTCCGGAGTGATGTTTTCGCTCGAAACGGAGACAGGGTTCCCGGACGCGGTCGTCATCAGCGCGGCATGGGGCTTGGGGGAAACCGTCGTCCAGGGCAGCGTGAATCCGGATAAGTACCTAGTTTTCAAACCGCTCCTGCAAATCCCGGGATGCTTCCCGGTCATTGAAACCACAAGGGGTGCCAAGGAACGGAAACTGATCTACGGGCAAGGCGGCACAGCACGTACCAGACTGGTCGACACCACCAGGCGCGAACGGCGCGCGCTGGTACTGAACGAGGGCGAAATCTTGCAGTTGGGACGGTGGGCCGCGGCCATCGAGCAGCATTATGGCTGCCCGATGGATATGGAATGGGCCAAAGACGGGCACAGCAGCGAACTGTTCATCGTCCAGGCCCGCCCCGAAACCGTCCAGGCCGGCAGGAGCGCAACCCGGTTCACCACCCAACGCCTCCTGCGGACGGGACCCGTCTTGGCCACGGGGGCCGCGATAGGGGATTCGATTGCTATCGGCCCCGCCTGCGTCATCCGCCATGTCTCGGACATCGACCGGTTCCGGGACGGGTCCATCCTGGTGACCGAGATGACTGACCCGGACTGGGTTCCGGTGATGCAACGGGCCGCCGGGATCATCACCGAACACGGCGGCACAACCAGCCATGCAGCCATCGTCAGCCGTGAACTGGGCGTCCCGGCCATCGTCGGCACGGGCAACGCCATGGAATCCATTACCGACGGACAAATGCTGACGCTCTCCTGCGCCGAAGGCGATGAAGGCCATGTCTACGACGGGACGTTGGAATACGAGACCGAGGACATCGACCTTCAGGCCCTGCCCCCGACCGGGACGAGCATCCTGGTCAACGTGGCCAGCCCTGCCGCCGCGTTCAAGTGGTGGCGGCTGCCAGTTAGCGGCGTGGGCCTGGCCCGTATGGAGTTCATCATCAACGACCTGATCCGTGTCCACCCCATGGCCCTCGTCCATCCCGAACGGGTCACCGACCGGAAGCAAGCCCAACAGATCCGCGAACTAACCCAGGGTTTCCGAGACCCGGGCGAGTACTTCGTCCGCACGCTCGCGGCGGGGCTGGCCAAACTTAGTGCCCCCTACTATCCGCACCCGGTGATCGTCCGGCTCAGTGACTTCAAAACTAACGAATACGCCCACCTGATCGGCGGTGAGGCTTTCGAAGAACCGGAAGAGAATCCCATGCTCGGGTTCCGGGGAGCTTCCCGGTACTACAGCGACCGCTACCGTGAAGGCTTCGCACTCGAATGTCGCGCGCTCAAACGGGTGCGTGAGCACATCGGCTTCACCAACGTCATCATCATGGTTCCTTTCTGCCGCACACCTGTCGAGGCTGACCGGGTGCTCGAAGCCATGGCCGGGAACGGCCTGGTGCGGGGGGAGAACGGACTGCAGGTCTACATGATGTGCGAGATCCCCTCCAACGTTGTCCTCGCAGAAGAATTCGCTGCCCGCTTCGACGGGTTCTCCATCGGTTCCAACGACCTGACCCAGCTGGTGCTCGGCGTCGACCGGGACTCCGCCCTGCTGGCATCCCTGTTCGACGAACGCGACGCAGCCGTGACACGGATGATCAGCGACGTCATCACCAAAGCCCACGCCGGCGGCATCAAGATCGGCATCTGCGGCCAGGGCCCCAGCAACCACCCGGATTTCGCCGCCTTCCTGGTCGGCCAAGGGATCGACTCCCTCTCGCTGAACCCCGACACCGTCCTGAAAACCATCCCCGTCATCGCAGCGGCAGAACAACGGAAGGGAACATCATGA